The window GTCCGTCGATTGGCAATTTAGCCAAAATATCCTCATGAATTCCACTGCCATTATCAGAAATTGTGATTCGAATTTTTCCATCAAATTCACTAATTTCAATACTTATCTGGAAGGGTTGGTTTTTGTTTTGCCAGCCATGGCGAATCGAATTCTCAATGATCGGTTGCATAAATAATACCGGCACATTTTGAGTAACGCCGTTTACATTCTCTTGCCATTTCACTTGCAGCATTTCTCCAAACCTGGCCTGAAGCAGGTTCAGGTATTCCCGGGTAAATTGCAGCTCTCGTTGTAATTCGATTAAATTTTGCGATGCTCCCTGGAAAAAATAACGCAAAATATTACTCAGTTGAATAACCAACTGTTCCGATTTAACCGGATCTTTTCGGATAAAAGAAGCAATGGTATTAAGTGAATTAAACAGGAAATGAGGTTCAATTTGAGATCGCAAAGCTGTTAGTTCGGCGCTTTGAAGCGCTTGTTTTTGCTTGTTTTCTTGCCAGCGAATTTCTATGAAACTCCCCACCAGGCTGGCCATTCCGATAAGAAAAATCATGGCAAAAAAAGGTATTGAAACTGCCCGCAACTCCGGACTAAGCAATGAAGTTGGCCGGCCTGCCCCGAATGAAGATGTCACAAGATACACGAATCCCTTCAATATACTGTCGACGAACGCTTCGTTAATCGAATCAATAGGTAGTAGAACAAAAGTTTGAAATACAAACCCCAGGAGATAAGCTGAGCAGACTGCAGTTGCATATAAAAAGCTTCTAAGAATAAGTTGTTGAGAATACGGAAAAACGGAAAGTTTGGCAGCAATAATCTTGTGGACCATATAAAAAACTGAAAAAATTGAAATTGCATAAAAATAGCCAATTGCAACAGCTTTTGCTAGCAAATCGGTTCTGGCTAAAAAGACAAAGGATAGAAAGGCGCCACCCATTAATACAGAAAAAATAAGCAGTAATATTTTGTAGATTTTTTTCAAATTGTTTCCAGATCTATATTATTTCTTAAATCAGAAATCCGAAGCACAAATATCTAAACAATATCTAAATGATAATGCTTCAAATATCAAACAAATCCAAAATAGTTACCATATTTAAGACATTGAGATTTGGATATTAAAATTTGTTTATGATTTCGGATTTAGTGCTTCTGAAAACGAAGCGCCACGAACGTTATATCATCTTCCTGGGGTCTGTCATTTCTCCAATTTTCAGCTGAATTAAATAAATGGTTTATAATTTCCTGGGGTGATCGTTCGGCAACTTCCTCAAAGCATTGCTTAGCCCTGGTATAATCAAAAATTTCTTTTCTTGGATTGAATAACTCCGGGAAACCATCTGTCATGAGTAAAATAGTATCACCGGGGTAAAGTTCAATTTTTTGATCTTTGAAAGGGAAATGATCATGCGCTCCCAACGGCATACTTTTCAGGAAAATCTCTTCAACTTTCTTCTCGCGAGTGCGATAAACCAATGTTGGCGGCATCCCGGCTGAGGTGATTTGCAGTTGATTTCCGACGAATTTCGCTAAAGTTAAGGACATGTATAAATTGCCCAAATTCATTTGTCGAATCGTTTGATTGATGCGTTGGAGTATTTCCAAAATTTCAAAATCTGTTGTCAGGACAGTAAACATACTTTTGGCGGCTGTGACCATCGTTCCGGCTTTAGCGCCATGGCCTGTCGCATCGCCGATAGCTATCGTGAGTGTATTATCCCCGGCTAAATGAAAGTCATAGTAATCCCCTCCAACTTCGGTAGCGGGCTTCATGAACACAGCTATTTCAAGATTTGGTAATTTCGGAATCGTTTTAGGCAGCATGGAAAGTTGTAAATCCCGGGCTTCTTCAAGCTCTTTGGTTTTCCTGACATTTTCAGCTTCCAGCATATCCCGTTCATGCTGTGCTTTTACCGTCAGCAATTCAGCTTGTTCGATCGCTCGCTTCTTCTTATTATCTTGCCAGCGGACCTCCACAAAACTACCGACGATGCTAACCAATCCGATTAAGAAAATCATGGCAAAGAACGTAATCGAAATGGTTTGGAATTCGGAACTAAACATTTCTTCGGATGTTTCTCCTTTGAATAAAGAAGAAATCATATAAACAAATCCCTTCCAGGCATTATCAATGACAGCATTTTGAACATCTTGAAAGGGCAAAAGAACGATGGTTTGAAAAACGAAACCTGCTAGATAAGCAAAAGATATAGCTATGGTGTATAGCAAACTTCTTACAATCAACTGCTGTCCCGCTGGTAAGACCGTTAATTTTGAGGCCATCAATTTATGGACGAGTAAAAAGACAATGGTTGCAGTGACTGCATAAAAATAACCGATTGAGAGTGCTTTGTAGATAGACTCCGTTTTTGGAAAAAATAAAATAGATAAAAAGAAGCCGCCAATAACGACGGCTCCTAAAGTAATAAGAATTTTTTGGTATCGACTCATGCAGTTTGTTGATTATTTGTTTGCTTTAATTTCCAAATATATAGTACAAAACTGCCAAAACCAAAACAGATAATAGCCAGGTTTATTAACCAACCGAAATAGGGCATTTTAGGTAAGAGATACGCAATTAGTAATCCCACAAACAATGATGCGA of the candidate division KSB1 bacterium genome contains:
- a CDS encoding histidine kinase, with protein sequence MKKIYKILLLIFSVLMGGAFLSFVFLARTDLLAKAVAIGYFYAISIFSVFYMVHKIIAAKLSVFPYSQQLILRSFLYATAVCSAYLLGFVFQTFVLLPIDSINEAFVDSILKGFVYLVTSSFGAGRPTSLLSPELRAVSIPFFAMIFLIGMASLVGSFIEIRWQENKQKQALQSAELTALRSQIEPHFLFNSLNTIASFIRKDPVKSEQLVIQLSNILRYFFQGASQNLIELQRELQFTREYLNLLQARFGEMLQVKWQENVNGVTQNVPVLFMQPIIENSIRHGWQNKNQPFQISIEISEFDGKIRITISDNGSGIHEDILAKLPIDG
- a CDS encoding PP2C family protein-serine/threonine phosphatase translates to MSRYQKILITLGAVVIGGFFLSILFFPKTESIYKALSIGYFYAVTATIVFLLVHKLMASKLTVLPAGQQLIVRSLLYTIAISFAYLAGFVFQTIVLLPFQDVQNAVIDNAWKGFVYMISSLFKGETSEEMFSSEFQTISITFFAMIFLIGLVSIVGSFVEVRWQDNKKKRAIEQAELLTVKAQHERDMLEAENVRKTKELEEARDLQLSMLPKTIPKLPNLEIAVFMKPATEVGGDYYDFHLAGDNTLTIAIGDATGHGAKAGTMVTAAKSMFTVLTTDFEILEILQRINQTIRQMNLGNLYMSLTLAKFVGNQLQITSAGMPPTLVYRTREKKVEEIFLKSMPLGAHDHFPFKDQKIELYPGDTILLMTDGFPELFNPRKEIFDYTRAKQCFEEVAERSPQEIINHLFNSAENWRNDRPQEDDITFVALRFQKH